The genomic interval TCTTTCCCGTTTGTTCTAAGCTGGAATCTAAATCTCCTAGTTTGAGATTTGCGATAAACGTATTCGGGAATAACAATAATGGCCAATTTACTCATCACCCAACTCCGGTAAATGGCTACGCTGGGCACGAATGAATTCTGATACAAATGTATTAACAGGATTTTTTAACAAATCTTCAATTGTACCGGATTGGATAGCCTGCCCATTGTTCATTAAAACAATATCATCTCCAAGATATGCAGCTTCATGTAAATCATGCGAAACCATTAAAACTGTTTTCTTAAGACTTCTAAAAATTTCAAGCATACTGTCATGCAATCCTGAACGGATGATTGGATCGAGCGCTCCAAACGGTTCATCGAGCAAAAGTATGTCTGGGTTAAGCATAAGTGCTCGCATCAAACTTACACGCTGGCGTTGTCCTCCGGAAAGCTGTCCCGGGAAACGATTATAATTATCTTTGGAAAAATGTGTAAGGTCTGCTAGCTCTTCCAGCCTCTCTTTTATTTTTTTCTTTTCCCATTTCAGTCGTGTGGCCATTAAACACACATTTTGAGCTGCTGAAAGATTTGGAAAAAGGCCACCTTCCTGGATAACGTACCCCATTTTCAATCTTAAGGACTGGATAGTCGAATTGTCTACTTTGTCTTTTTTAATGAAAATTTCGCCGGAGGAAGGAAGGATCAGTCGATTTATAAGACGCAGAATTGTTGATTTGCCACAGCCGCTTGGGCCAATTAAAACTGTTGTTTTGCCGGAAGAGATAGATAAGTTAAAATTTTTTAGAATGGATTCTTGCTTGTAAGAAAAAGTAATATTTTGAAGTTTTATCATAAGCAAATAGCAATCCTGGTAAGTTCCAGGTAGATATGTTAAATCATTGATTTAGAAATCTTGATTGTTTTCTCCAAAAAATCCATAACAGCTTGTTGCTGATTTTTCTCATTTTGAAAATCACTTGCAGTTAAAATTGCAGAAACAAATCCGGTGATGTGCCATTTCCCGTTTCCTGGCAGTTCTTCATTTTTCAATTTGCTATAATGAGGATATGGCCAGGGTGAAACATAATAATAAGGTTCGTCATAATTATCATCACCCGGTGAATATCCCACTCCAATGGATTTCATTTTCTCAGGATCTGTATTCTCTTCGATTACAATTAACATTCCCAAATCAAAATGATGTGGCCAACACCGGACATTTGATGCGCCTTTATATTGAGATGCAATTTTCTGTAAAACTAAATTGGCATTAGAAAAATGATTTGAGTGCTCCTTAAACAATTCCGGATCAAATAGATCATAAGGTGCTCCATTTGCCTGGTCTGTTTTTGGAATTTCGTAATGCAGCTTTAATGTCAGTTTTGAAGGATCAAAATTGCTGGACTTTAATGCATTATTATACCAGGAGATAGCTTGCTCATTTGTTTTTCCATGCAGGTTAAACTCAGAAAAATCGTGGTCTTCATCCATTAAGATAAGTTTAAGCTGTTCAAAGTTTATGGCAAGACGCAATTGCATATGGCTACCGAATGCAGAGCTTTCAAATGCTTTAAGATCATCCAGCCATTGCATATTTGTATGGCTATCATCTGCCTTATTTTGAACAAAAGAAACACCCGTGGCCGCTAACAATTGAGAAGCCTGGTGTAATTGCAAGCGAACTTGTTTAAGCTTTTCTAAATCCACATTTCGGATAACCTGCCAATCCATAAAACCTCCACTTTACCAGAGAAGCAATCTTTGATCTAAATTAAATAACAAATTTTGTAAAATATTTTTCTTAATTAATAACTGCATCCTCAGCCAAATCAAGTAGTTCACTAAAGTCAAAATCAGATGCTGTTTCTTTAATTGCTTTAAATCTTATATCACGGCCACGAATTTCAACCAAAAATCTCTTCGCGACTATAATCTGAATTTGTCCACGCTGCAGATCGGAATCGTACTCTTCAAAGGCTTTATGACCATCAATTTTTGATGTACGTTCAAACCCGGAACCCGATTCCCTATCAAATTCTGATATGGCCCAACCGATTGATCCCAATTTCATAAATCCGGACATATTTCCCATATCAATAATTTTGATTTTTATTTCTGGATCTTCATCTTCATTAAAATATAAGCCCTCTACTTCAGAGATATTTATCCCCATTGCCGCATTACTTTCACCGCTGGATTTTTGTTTTGGAAGTCCGGCAGCTTCCTTTGGTAAACTGGTTTTAAGTTCGCGATAATTTATTGCTTTAACTTTTGAATTACCGGCCATCGCCTCTCCAAATTTCTCCATGGCCTCAGCCATATTCTCTGCATTTTCTTCAATGGATTCTTCCATTTCTTCAGCCATTTGTTCTGCAGCTTCAGCGATTTGTTCGGCTGCTTCTTCCATTTCCTCAGCGGCTTCTTCAATTCGCTGCTGGCGTTCTGATTTACAGGAGAATATCAATAAAATTATTGCTGTAAATAAAAAGAAGGACTTTAACATAATACCTCCAAAATTTTTAAAATCATTCAGGGTTAATTGAAAAATCAAAATGCAACCAAATGGTCCTGGCAAATCGGAAAATAAAAGGCACCATTACCAGACTAACGCTACCCAACAATAATCCAATTTTCCAAAAAGGTATTTCCAATGCGGTCATTATTAGCATTATTGGCGCAACAATAAAAGCATATAAAAAGTTTGCAATTATTATAGCAGATGTAAAATACCCCTCTTCCCGTTCAAACTTAAATCCACAGTAAGAACAAGTTTGATTCATTTGGAAAACACCTTTAAACATTTTCCCATCTTCACACTTTGGACACTTTTGAAAAACCATTGCATTTAAACTCATTGACTTTTTTATTTCCCTACCTGTTTATAAACATGACTTTTATTTTTCCATTTTTTTCCGACAGTTTTACTACTCCTGCAAAATCAATATTTATGTTAAATAAATTTTTGAGCGGCATCTCCAGAATATTTGCCAAAATTGCCCTAATTGTCCCTCCATGACTTACCAAAATAATATTTTCTGAATCACTATTTTTTAGCTCTCCAAAAAAGTCCATTATTCTGTCGCTCATTTGCCTGTATGATTCTCCTCCAGGAGCTTGCCTGTTCACAAAATCTTCAATCCAGAAATTCAAAGATTCTTTTTCAATATCATCCCACGGTTTCATTTCCCATTCACCAAAATTGAACTCTTTTAAACGGTCATCAAAAATAACCTTGCCCACATCCAGAGCTTTCGCCAGTTTAGCACATCTTTTTAAAGGGCTGGAGAAGATTTTAAAATTGTCAAGCTTTGGTAAAACTGATTTAATCCTGCTAACCTCATCATCAAAACTGTCTTTTACATCAAGATCGGTTTGACCATAACAATAAATTAATTCTATATCCGGGGTAGTATGTCTGATAAGGTAGATGTTCATAAATCTTAAGTAATTTGTGATGGGCTAATGTACAAAAGCAGCTTAAAAATGGAAATTGTTTTTAAATTCATAAAACGTGTAAAATAACGCTAAAATAGTTTGAACGACAGAATTGGTGTATTTAAATTGTTTTATCAATCATAAAATTAAAAAGATCGAGGCTCTTTGTATGCAAAACAATCCAAATCAACATTTAATAGTTTTAGACGTCCGGCCAATACTCCAATCCGGGAATGATCCATTTAATGAAATTATGAAAGCAGTGGCAAACCTGGCCGAGGAAGATACTTTACAAATAATTAACACGTTTGAACCCATTCCGCTAATTAATAAAATGAAAGCCCGAGGTTATAAATCATGGACTGAAAGACCGGAAGATGGCGTGATACATACCTTTTTTAAAAAAGAACAGGATAATAAAACGAGTGAAAAGCTGCCAGAGGTTGAAGAAACAGATGAGATAAGTTTTCAACAAAAAGTTGAATTCTTCGGAGAGAAAAAACACACAATAGATGTTCGTCATCTTGAAATGCCGGAACCAATGGTTGCAATTCTCAAAGAAATTGAAACTTTGGATGATGACCATGCTTTGTTTGTTGAGCACAAAAAAATGCCACAGTTTTTATTGCCAGAACTAAAAAACAGAAACTACGATATAATGTTTAATGAACTCTCTGAACACCATTTACAATTATTAATTTTTAAAGCCAAATAGCAGGATTTTTTTTTGAATAATTTACAAACAGATAATGCCCCATCCAGTGGTGTAGTTATTCCCCCATTTATGATTGGTGCATTGTCATTTTTCGCATTGTCAGTTTTAACCATTCTGGCAGAAACGGATCTGTTGGGGCCTTATTACAATGGCCGGATTTTGGCAATAACCCATTTAGCTGTTCTGGGTTGGGGAACAATGATTATTTTTGGAGCTTTGTACCAATTAATCCCTGTTGTTTTTGAAACTGCTCTCTTCAGTGAAAAATTAGCCAAAACCACAACTGTGATATTCTCATTAAGTACAGCGTTGTTAGTATACTCATTCTGGACAGATAACTATGACAGTTTATTAATTCTGGCCTCTTCTTTGATGTTTTGCTCTTTTTCCATGTTTATTCTAAATATTTTACTCTCAAAGAAAAACAGTAAAAAAAACATTCAATCCAGATTTATCTCAACATCAATTTATTGGCTATTTCTAACTGTCTTATTTGGGTTGCTGATTTCGATTAATTTTAAATATCCATTTCTTGCTCAAGTTCATTTGCACTATTTAAAAATTCACGCACACTTAGGGCTAGTTGGCTGGTTTATTCTTTTAATTATTGGCGTCTCGTCAACACTAATCCCAATGTTTTTAATTTCTCATAATTTAAATAAAAAGAAATTAGATATATCTTTTTTCCTCGTAAATATTGGCCTTGCTTCCCTGGCTCTGGATTGGCTTTTTCTAAATTCAAAATATCTGCCTTATTTATACTGGTTCATAATTTCAAGCGGGATATTTTTCTATTTTTCGTATATCATGGAGTCGTATAAAAAGAGGTTAAGAAAAGAATTAGATGTGGGGATGAAATATACTGTAGCTGCAATTTCACTTTTATTAACTCCGATAACAGTAGGTTTAATTATATTAGTAGATCTTAACTTTGAGCACGATTTTTTGCTGCGGGTTACTACTCTTTATGGTTTCACAATAATCTTTGGATTGATTTCACCACTCATTCTTGGACAAACTTATAAAACCCTGCCATTCATAATCTGGTTGGAAAAATACAAACAATATGTTGGGAAATATAAAACCCCAATGCCCAAAGACCTATATTCTGAGAAAATTGGGTGGCTACATTTATATACTTATTTTTCATCAATTATTACACTTGTAGCGGGATTATTATTTAATCATTATATTCTTATAAATTTAGGAAGTTACTTATTTCTTATAACCGCTGTACTCTACAATATTAATGTTTTTAAAATTATTTTTCATAAAACAAAAACCGAAGGCTTATAATAATGAAATCAAAAGAAGAAATAAAAAAGATAGAGTCAGAAATTGAAGAAATTCTTTACACTGTTATGGATCCTGAAGTTGAGTTGAACATTGTAGACCTTGGCTTACTGTATTCAATAGTTTATGATGGAGACAAAAAAGTAGACATAATTATGACACTATCAACCCCGACTTGCCCACTTGGTGATGCCATTGTAAATAATGTGAAGCATTCAATATACAGCAAGTTTCCGGAATTTACCGCAAGGGTTGAAATCGTTTTTGATCCACCCTGGTCGCAAGAAATGATTAGTGAAGCTGGCAAAATGAAGTTAGGAATGTAGATAAAAAAAGCCCCGAAAAATCGGGGCCTTTTCATTCAAATATTTACTTTAAATCCTTAAAATTCTCTGCAACAACATCCCAGTTTACCACATTAAAAAAGGCATTCAAATAATCAGGGCGCCTGTTTTGATAATTAAGATAATAGGCATGCTCCCAAACATCTACACCAAGAATTGGTCTGCCTTTAACATCGGCAACATCCATTAACGGGTTATCCTGATTTGGCGTTGAACATACTTCAAGGTTTCCGGCATTATTAACAATCAGCCAGGCCCATCCAGAACCAAAACGTGTTGCACCTGCTTTTACAAAGGCCGTTTTAAATTCATCAAATGAGCCAAAAGTAGTGTTTATCGCAGCAGCCAAATCACCACCAGGTGTTCCGCCACCATTGGCGCCCATAACACTCCAGAAAAAAGAATGGTTCCAGTGTCCGCCACCATTGTTACGAACTGCATTTTGGACTCCTGCCGGTAAACCGCCAATGGCACCAATCAAATCTTCAAGGGATTTATTGTCTAACCCCTGGCCTTCAATTGCGCCATTTAAATTATTTACATATCCCTGGTGATGTTTTCCATGATGGATTTCCATCGTACGTGTATCTATGTGTGGATCTAATGCGCTATGTGCATAAGGTAAATCAGGTAATGAAAAGGACATTATATGTCTCCTATAAATTGAATATTTATGGTTATATTAAAAATATATAATTTCGGGTATTATTTAAATTTCAACCCAAGTTTGATTGTTTCTATTTCTGTGAGATTTAAACCATTTGGCAATAAGAAAAATTCCTATAAAAATAATAGGAGTTGCAATCATAAAAACTAAAATTTCCGGAGTAACGATTATTGTTATCCCAAAAAGAATTAAAAGAATTCCGGACAGTAAAAGGTAGCTACTTGTTTTTCCACTATTTCCAAAATTAAAAGAATTAATCATTTTTTCCCTTCAATTTAACGTGTTGTTTTCATTGGGTGAAATAAAGGATTGATATATAGTTTTAAATGAGGCAATATCTTCTATCAATATTTCAAAATGTATGTTTCCGGTTTCATCTTTACCGCTGATTCCTGCATTTTCCACTATAACTTTATTACCATGTTTTGAGCCGGCAGGAACTGCAACTGTCAATTTTTTACCATCCGGACCAGGCATTGTTTTTGAACATCCAATTTGAGCTTCAGCCGGAGTTACCACTAAAGGTGCATGTAAATCCACACCTTGAATTTTATACAAAGGATGATCTAAAACTTTTAACTCAATAAAGATATCACTTTTAATCTCCGTGTCGCTCAAATCTCCAAAATCTTTTAACCTGATTATTTGGCCGTTGTTCACTCCCGGATGAATATTAACCTTTACTTTCTTTCCATTATCCAAATAGATAAAAAAATTACCACCGGAAAGAGCTTGCTCCAGTGTTATATTTTTATGATAAATTATATTATTTTTATTCATTTTATTAGATCGCTATTATTGGTTAACCAGTTTAAAGCAATCAATATGCCAAAATTAATCAAAAGTAGTTTATGCCCATTATATCAGGCTCTTTAATAATTTAGCACATTTTCAAAATTTTTCTTATATGATAGAATGACTTACTCGTGGCAGGTTTTTAAATAGATTTGGCACATTGATCGGTCAATTAATGTTTACAATAAATACAAACACTATTTTATTTTTGCTTCGATCTTATCTTTCACGCCTTTAATTTTTGTAAGCTCAGTGGTGATGTTGCCAACCAAAACTTCACTTTTCATTTGGATCGGAATTTTTTTATCATCATCTGTTAACCAGACTTTTAAGCGTCCTTTTTTCTTAAATAATCCTTCGCCTTTAATAATCGGCTCCACTACGATACAGCGAAACTTTCCAGCCTCAACTTCAATTACTTCCTTTTTGTGAACAAGAACCTCTAAATCATATACTTTTTTCTTTTCATGATTTGTAAGAAATAAAGATTCGCCGACCTTTAAATCAAATCTTCGAATGTAATAAAATGAGGATAAAATGTCCTGGCAATACGGAGGAACAGCTACATCGTATTTTTTTCTCTTTCGAACTTCCATATCGCTGGTATAGCGGATTGTTTCAACTTTTGCCAGCGAATCTAATGGATGATAATCTGTAAACAAGTCGGCCAGGTAACTACCTTCCCGTAATTTTTTCTCAAACCGGATTGGGTAAAAATCATCAAAGTCAACATAAGAATTTACAACATCATCTACTTTATAAATCCAGCTAAAACCACTTGCGCTTTTTGCTGTCGTCTGTAAATGAAAAACTTGTGTCGTGTCATCATACATTTTCGTAAAAACTTTCATTTTAGCAGATCCGGCAGTTATAAACCCATAACGAATTCTAAATGAAAGTACTTCACCATTTTGAAATGGGGTTGTTTTTGAAAGGACAGGTAAATCGACATCAGTCTCTACTTGTACACTATCTCCAATATTAAAAACTGCTTTCTCAGGATTGGATTTATTACTGGCTGAGATACTTACAGCCAGAAAAAGGAATACTATTTTTAATATTATCATGAAAACTTAAACCTCGATAAATTGATCTTGCGATAGTTTTTTATACGTATCACAAGTGGATAAAAGTTCATTATGCTTTCCTATCGCCTCAATTTGGCCATCATTTAGTACAACAATTTTATTCGCATTTGTAATTGTTGAAAGACGATGCGCGATTACCAAAACAGTTCGGCTTTCCAATAATTTGTCAATTGCCTGCTGAACCAGTCTCTCAGATTCTGTATCAAGAGCAGATGTTGCCTCGTCCAAAATTAAAATTGACGGGTTTTTCAAAATAGCCCTTGCAATAGATATGCGTTGTTTTTGCCCGCCCGAAAGACGTGTTCCTTTTTCACCAATATGCGAATCAAGACCATTTTCCATTTTTTCTATAAACTCCCAGGCATTGGCCACTTTCGCGGCTTCAATAATTTCTGTATCAGTTACATTTTCCATGCCATAGGCAATATTTGTACGAATTGTATCGTTGAATAAAATTGTTTCCTGGGTAACAATACTCATTTGGCCACGCAATGAATGAAGGGTTAAGTCTCGTGAGTCATGTCCATCAACAATAATCTGGCCTTCGGATAACTCGTAAAACCTTGGCAACAAATTTACCAGAGTTGTTTTACCTGAACCGCTATGGCCAACAAAGGCAACCATTTCCCCTTTTTTAACATTTAAAGAAACGTCATTTATAACCAGCGGACTTTCATCATTGTATCGAAATTTTACGCTTTTAAATTCAATTGTGTCTGAGAAGGTTGCTATTTCAATCGCACCAGCTTTGTCATAAACTTCTTCCTTCTCCTCCAAAACCGAAAATATTCTTTCTGCAGCAGCAAAACCTCTTTGCAAAACATTGTTTACACCTGCAAGTTCTTTAATTGGCTGAAACATTGTAAATAAATATACCAGAAAAAGAAGAAAATCTGCAGCGCTTAACCCGCTTTTGGAATAAACCAAATTTCCACCGTACCATAACAGAAAAACAAGCATCAAGACTAAAAGCACTTCGTTGATTGGTGAAGTTGCAAATTTTAACCTGTTTGCCCGAAATTGTTTCTTGAAAAAGTCCAGGTTTGTTTCATAAAATTTTTGCATTTCCCGGGCTTCGCTGGTAAAAGCCTTTACTATTCGAACAGAAGTAATTGCTTCCTGAAAAGTAGCCATTACATTTGCTATTTGCCTAAAAACCCTGCGGCTGCGGCGACGCATTCCCTGACCAATTTTTACAATCACAAATGTACTTACAGGAACAACGATGAATGTAAGCAGTGATAGTTCCCAACTAATTATAAACATCAAAATAATGTTGGTAAAAATTTGAACCGGTGAAAGAATCATTCTGCCAAAGCTGTTTTGAAGAACTGTTTTAAGTGCATTTACATCGTTAAAAACAATAGATGTTAATTCCCCGGAATGCCTTTTATCCAGGAAAGACAATGGCAACTGTAGAATTTTAGCATGCAGTCTGTTTCGAAAATTTACAATGATCTGTAACTCAACATAATTTAGAATAACCCGCTTGAAATAAATGGCAATATTTTTAAAAAAGAATGTAAGGAAAATGACAAGACAAACAGCGAGCAAAGTATCATATTTATTATCCTGGATAATAACACTTCGTATCGCTACTTTCATCGCGTCATAAATTGTATCACTTTTTTTTGCTAAGCCCGGTTCCAGCAGTTCCCTGTTTTCAATAATATCTTCAGAAAAAATTTCATTGATAAAATCGACCATCACCCAAAGGGAAATTGCATTAAACAAAACATAAATAAGTGTAAGTAATATCGCGCCCGATATTGCTTTCCAGTAGGGTTTTATAAATGTGAGTATTTTTAAATATAATTTCATTGTTTCGTCTGATTATTCTTTGAACAATTCTTCGGCTTTTTCCAAATCCTGATGTGTATCAATTTCCCACCAGGTATTTGTTTTCGTTTTTAAGCCATAAAATTTATAGCCGCCATCTACAGCTTCTTTTATAATCTGTTCATAATAAGAATTTACATCTTCGCCATTGATATGAGCTGCCAGCTTTTGTGCAAAAAACTGATTAACAAAATCCTTGCTAATCTTATAAAAATTGATAGTTTTAAATGTATTTGAAAAGTCGAAATCTTTGTCCTGATCTTTATTTAAATACATTCCTTTTACTTCTGATGATTCTGTTAAGCGCACTACTGTTCCATTCATCTCTTGAGTAAATGTATCGATTAACATAACATTTTCCTGACCGGATTTTAAAAAATCTGCTAAAATTGTGTCTTCACAAAAAACGTCTGCTTCAAACAAATAAAATCCATCATCCATATATTTATTGGCAAGATAGAGTGAATAGATGTTATTGGTTTTATCGTAGATTTCATTTTCAATAAAAACAAATTCTACCTGTCCCTTAAAGCCGCTTAAAATATGGGCTTTCAGTTTTTCTGCAAAGTAGCCAATTACCACAACAATCTTTTGCATTTTATTATCAATAAGTTGCCGGATAAGGTTATCAATAATCGCAGTATTGTTTACCTCTGTCATAGGTTTGGGTTGCTCCAGGCTTAATTCTTTTAGCCTGCTTCCTCGCCCTGCCGCTAATATGATGGCTGTGTCAATTATTGACATTTCAAATCCTTCAATTTTCATATTTAATTTTATTTTTTTATAAGTAGCCAAGCTCTTCTAACAAAGATACAGCCCGCTTATTACTCATAAACTCATCAATTCTGTTTTTATGTTCCGGTTTCTGCCAACGTTGAATGGCATCTTTATATAATCCCTGGACAGGTTTATTCCAGTGTTTACTTTTCTTGATATTTGTTTCTTCTTTCCAGGCATCCAGCGACGGAATTTCTTCATTTAGAAAGCTATACACGGTGTTCATTGTTTTTTCAAAATCCTGAATAAAATCTTCATATCGGATATTTAAGACCTGTGGATGGTTTTTTAAACTTAATCCAAGGCTTACATCGTCAATCCATCTGTTTACAGGAACCCAATATTCACCGGGGCTGTGTTTAGGATGTTTTGAAGTAACTACGTCGCGTCCATCGCGAATTACATGTATAAGCTGAACATTTTCACCCATATAATCCAATATTTTATGGAATGACCTTATATGTTTTGGTGTTTTTTCCAACCAGCGCGTAGGGCCGGGAGGAACTTTGGAATACAAAAATTCCCTATACAACCGGTCGATACGAAATGGAACCAGATTATTATCGCCATGAATTTTTGTTTTACCTTGAACCCATTGATCAAATGCATAGCTTTGATTTGGAATGGCAAAAATATTTGGATGGGCACCAAGTACCGACAACAAAATAGTAGTACCGGATCTTGGGCACGCACCAATTATAAT from Calditrichota bacterium carries:
- a CDS encoding DUF2249 domain-containing protein, which translates into the protein MQNNPNQHLIVLDVRPILQSGNDPFNEIMKAVANLAEEDTLQIINTFEPIPLINKMKARGYKSWTERPEDGVIHTFFKKEQDNKTSEKLPEVEETDEISFQQKVEFFGEKKHTIDVRHLEMPEPMVAILKEIETLDDDHALFVEHKKMPQFLLPELKNRNYDIMFNELSEHHLQLLIFKAK
- a CDS encoding phosphocholine cytidylyltransferase family protein, which produces MSIIDTAIILAAGRGSRLKELSLEQPKPMTEVNNTAIIDNLIRQLIDNKMQKIVVVIGYFAEKLKAHILSGFKGQVEFVFIENEIYDKTNNIYSLYLANKYMDDGFYLFEADVFCEDTILADFLKSGQENVMLIDTFTQEMNGTVVRLTESSEVKGMYLNKDQDKDFDFSNTFKTINFYKISKDFVNQFFAQKLAAHINGEDVNSYYEQIIKEAVDGGYKFYGLKTKTNTWWEIDTHQDLEKAEELFKE
- a CDS encoding ABC transporter ATP-binding protein: MIKLQNITFSYKQESILKNFNLSISSGKTTVLIGPSGCGKSTILRLINRLILPSSGEIFIKKDKVDNSTIQSLRLKMGYVIQEGGLFPNLSAAQNVCLMATRLKWEKKKIKERLEELADLTHFSKDNYNRFPGQLSGGQRQRVSLMRALMLNPDILLLDEPFGALDPIIRSGLHDSMLEIFRSLKKTVLMVSHDLHEAAYLGDDIVLMNNGQAIQSGTIEDLLKNPVNTFVSEFIRAQRSHLPELGDE
- a CDS encoding DUF3108 domain-containing protein, coding for MIILKIVFLFLAVSISASNKSNPEKAVFNIGDSVQVETDVDLPVLSKTTPFQNGEVLSFRIRYGFITAGSAKMKVFTKMYDDTTQVFHLQTTAKSASGFSWIYKVDDVVNSYVDFDDFYPIRFEKKLREGSYLADLFTDYHPLDSLAKVETIRYTSDMEVRKRKKYDVAVPPYCQDILSSFYYIRRFDLKVGESLFLTNHEKKKVYDLEVLVHKKEVIEVEAGKFRCIVVEPIIKGEGLFKKKGRLKVWLTDDDKKIPIQMKSEVLVGNITTELTKIKGVKDKIEAKIK
- a CDS encoding ABC transporter ATP-binding protein, encoding MKLYLKILTFIKPYWKAISGAILLTLIYVLFNAISLWVMVDFINEIFSEDIIENRELLEPGLAKKSDTIYDAMKVAIRSVIIQDNKYDTLLAVCLVIFLTFFFKNIAIYFKRVILNYVELQIIVNFRNRLHAKILQLPLSFLDKRHSGELTSIVFNDVNALKTVLQNSFGRMILSPVQIFTNIILMFIISWELSLLTFIVVPVSTFVIVKIGQGMRRRSRRVFRQIANVMATFQEAITSVRIVKAFTSEAREMQKFYETNLDFFKKQFRANRLKFATSPINEVLLVLMLVFLLWYGGNLVYSKSGLSAADFLLFLVYLFTMFQPIKELAGVNNVLQRGFAAAERIFSVLEEKEEVYDKAGAIEIATFSDTIEFKSVKFRYNDESPLVINDVSLNVKKGEMVAFVGHSGSGKTTLVNLLPRFYELSEGQIIVDGHDSRDLTLHSLRGQMSIVTQETILFNDTIRTNIAYGMENVTDTEIIEAAKVANAWEFIEKMENGLDSHIGEKGTRLSGGQKQRISIARAILKNPSILILDEATSALDTESERLVQQAIDKLLESRTVLVIAHRLSTITNANKIVVLNDGQIEAIGKHNELLSTCDTYKKLSQDQFIEV
- a CDS encoding superoxide dismutase; its protein translation is MSFSLPDLPYAHSALDPHIDTRTMEIHHGKHHQGYVNNLNGAIEGQGLDNKSLEDLIGAIGGLPAGVQNAVRNNGGGHWNHSFFWSVMGANGGGTPGGDLAAAINTTFGSFDEFKTAFVKAGATRFGSGWAWLIVNNAGNLEVCSTPNQDNPLMDVADVKGRPILGVDVWEHAYYLNYQNRRPDYLNAFFNVVNWDVVAENFKDLK
- a CDS encoding sulfotransferase, translated to MKKKPIRSLVRPLVIKLGKRIADKQFSGTPIIIGACPRSGTTILLSVLGAHPNIFAIPNQSYAFDQWVQGKTKIHGDNNLVPFRIDRLYREFLYSKVPPGPTRWLEKTPKHIRSFHKILDYMGENVQLIHVIRDGRDVVTSKHPKHSPGEYWVPVNRWIDDVSLGLSLKNHPQVLNIRYEDFIQDFEKTMNTVYSFLNEEIPSLDAWKEETNIKKSKHWNKPVQGLYKDAIQRWQKPEHKNRIDEFMSNKRAVSLLEELGYL
- the cobC gene encoding alpha-ribazole phosphatase; the encoded protein is MNIYLIRHTTPDIELIYCYGQTDLDVKDSFDDEVSRIKSVLPKLDNFKIFSSPLKRCAKLAKALDVGKVIFDDRLKEFNFGEWEMKPWDDIEKESLNFWIEDFVNRQAPGGESYRQMSDRIMDFFGELKNSDSENIILVSHGGTIRAILANILEMPLKNLFNINIDFAGVVKLSEKNGKIKVMFINR
- a CDS encoding DUF59 domain-containing protein encodes the protein MKSKEEIKKIESEIEEILYTVMDPEVELNIVDLGLLYSIVYDGDKKVDIIMTLSTPTCPLGDAIVNNVKHSIYSKFPEFTARVEIVFDPPWSQEMISEAGKMKLGM
- a CDS encoding DUF983 domain-containing protein is translated as MNQTCSYCGFKFEREEGYFTSAIIIANFLYAFIVAPIMLIMTALEIPFWKIGLLLGSVSLVMVPFIFRFARTIWLHFDFSINPE